The DNA segment AGTTGTGGCACAAATCCTCAACCTGCCCGATTTACGTGGTGTATTAGTTACTGGTGTCGATCCTAATGGTCCAGCGGCACGAGCGCAGCTACAACCAAGGGATGTAATCATCAAATACGGCGACGAAGATGTGCCTGGGGTCGAAATGCTGATGGATAGAATTGCCGAGACCACACCCGGCAAGAAAATCATGATGACGGTTATTCGCCAAGGTAAACAGCAGGAACTACCCGTTATTATCGATGAAAAAGTCGTCGTCGATAATTAAGCTCAGTAACTGACTTTGTTAATCACAGAATGAGGCATGTAAAACCTCATTCTGAGTCATCCCCAAATCACCTATTACCTTATCACTCAAATGGCAGAGCTATTTATCTCGCACTGCGATTTTTCACTGACTTTGCTCAAACAGTGACTCTTGTTATCGCTTTTAGAGGTTTGGTCTCTTGATAAAACAAGTGGCAGAACCGCTCGCAAGTAGCTTACCTTCGCTGTTACGGATCGTACCTTCAGCAATGCCCAGCGAGCGAGAAATATGTGTCACTTTCGCTTCAGCAATAAGCTGCTCATTCATGGGGACAGGTCTCATCATTTTAACGGCTAAATCCACAGTCCCGTAACTAACACCGGCTTCTAGCAGGCTATGTACAGCGCATCCGGTGACAGAATCCAATATCGTTGCAGCAAACCCTCCGTGTACACCTCCCATCGGATTACAATGTTGTTCCGTTGCACAGCAACCCAATACAACCGCGCCGGGGCTCACTTGAAGATTAAACATGCCCATAGTGTCAAAAATCGTTGGAGGTGGTATGTCGCCGTTGATGATAGCGCTTAAATGTTCCAATCCGCTGAGATGAGAGATACTCAATTTTTATCCTTGTAATAAATAATGCAGAGTGAATTAACGAGCAACAATACGAAGCGAATTTTTATAAAGCAGCAAGATGTAACCAATTAATATGCATCCCATTATTGCTTCTAAAGCGATAAACAAATGGATTTTCATCGCAATGCTATTTATCGGAGCATAGTTGTAATGCCCAAGCGTAAGTATGTTGCATACCCCGTAAACGATAAGAATTGCGGCGCCTGTATGATGATGCCCTTTTTTAATCACGTAAAATCCTAACGGCGCCAGAGGTGTCATAACAAACCAAAAGAGATCAACAAGTTTAGGATTTAACCAGTTTGGTTCAGGGTAATGGGCAAAAAATAGTATGTTGTCGACGTAATGCAGAACACTACTCAAAAACGTAGCTATCAGTATCCATTTGAGGGGAATTAACCACGGTCTCGATGTGCTCATATTGCTTTATTTTCCTTATTAATCGCCGTGAACCAATCTAAACTGGCTTGCCATAAAGGAGCCGCGTTTTTACGGAAGTACCCCATATGCCCAATCTTGCCGCCTAAGATCTTTGGTGAGAGATCAAGACGGGTTAATGGCGCATTACTGTAGTGCTGAATAAATGCATCTCGCGATTCAGGCATAGCCCAAAGATCATCAAGCGCATTGGCTGCAACCATAGGGGTCTGTACCGATTGGAAGAGTTTTTCAATTCCATCCATGGTGGGATCGTCAAAAAAGTAATGACGAAAACGACACCAGTGCCGCCATTGTTTAAACACGTTTTTTGGCAGATCTTCGCCCATTCCCAATAGGTTCCAAGCGCAGTATCCCTTCCACCATGTCAGGATCGGCAGAACGAT comes from the Shewanella seohaensis genome and includes:
- a CDS encoding PaaI family thioesterase, translating into MSISHLSGLEHLSAIINGDIPPPTIFDTMGMFNLQVSPGAVVLGCCATEQHCNPMGGVHGGFAATILDSVTGCAVHSLLEAGVSYGTVDLAVKMMRPVPMNEQLIAEAKVTHISRSLGIAEGTIRNSEGKLLASGSATCFIKRPNL